From a single Capsicum annuum cultivar UCD-10X-F1 chromosome 12, UCD10Xv1.1, whole genome shotgun sequence genomic region:
- the LOC107851586 gene encoding probable trehalose-phosphate phosphatase J isoform X1, with amino-acid sequence MIMNLSYCFVGLTMTQQNVVVSDPKSGINLTIPVKVPVSMSVTTATQKPTPGPGSCITVSRKTLLEINGHNSARINSWVESMRASSPTHHKSTPLSDDLNSWMVQHPSALDMFEQIISASKGKQIVMFLDYDGTLSPIVEDPDQAFMSDAMRATVRKLARYFPTAIVSGRCRDKVYSFVRLAELYYAGSHGMDIKGPSKGSKYKKGAQTVLFQAASEFLPMIDEVYKALVDITKSTEGVRVENNKFCASVHFRCVDEKKWGELAQEVRSVLNEYPKLRLTQGRKVLEIRPIIKWDKGKALEFLLESLGYANCTDVFPVYIGDDRTDEDAFKVLSERDQGFGILVSKTPKDTHASYSLQEPSEVMMFLRRLVEWKK; translated from the exons ATGATTATGAacttatcgtattgttttgtagGGTTGACAATGACTCAGCAAAATGTGGTAGTATCTGATCCCAAATCCGGTATTAATCTGACAATACCGGTGAAGGTACCAGTATCGATGAGCGTCACGACGGCAACTCAGAAGCCGACACCGGGGCCAGGGAGTTGTATAACAGTTTCAAGAAAGACACTTCTTGAAATCAATGGACATAATAGTGCTAGAATCAACTCTTGGGTTGAATCAATGAGAGCTTCCTCTCCTACTCATCACAAATCTACTCCTCTTTCAGATGACTTGAATTCTTGGATG GTACAACATCCATCAGCACTAGATATGTTTGAGCAGATAATCAGTGCATCAAAGGGAAAGCAAATTGTGATGTTTTTAGATTATGATGGCACTCTTTCCCCTATTGTTGAGGACCCTGATCAAGCTTTCATGTCTGATGCT aTGAGAGCAACAGTGAGAAAACTTGCTAGATATTTCCCTACTGCAATAGTGAGTGGGAGGTGCAGAGACAAG GTATACAGCTTTGTACGATTGGCAGAGTTGTACTATGCTGGCAGCCATGGTATGGATATAAAAGGGCCATCAAAGGGTTCCAAATACAAGAAA GGAGCTCAAACTGTTCTTTTTCAAGCAGCAAGTGAGTTTCTCCCTATGATTGATGAAGTTTATAAAGCACTTGTAGATATAACAAAGTCTACAGAAGGAGTTAGAGTGGAGAATAACAAGTTTTGTGCTTCTGTACATTTTCGTTGTGTTGATGAAAAG AAATGGGGTGAACTAGCACAAGAAGTAAGATCGGTGCTTAACGAATACCCAAAGCTTCGGTTGACGCAAGGAAGAAAAGTTTTAGAAATTCGTCCAATTATTAAGTGGGACAAGGGGAAAGCTCTTGAATTCTTGCTTGAATCACTTG GATATGCTAATTGCACTGATGTCTTCCCTGTATATATCGGTGATGACCGAACCGATGAAGATGCTTTCAAG GTTCTAAGTGAAAGAGATCAAGGTTTTGGcattcttgtgtccaaaactCCAAAAGACACCCATGCATCTTACTCTTTGCAAGAACCATCTGAG
- the LOC107851586 gene encoding probable trehalose-phosphate phosphatase J isoform X2 yields the protein MTQQNVVVSDPKSGINLTIPVKVPVSMSVTTATQKPTPGPGSCITVSRKTLLEINGHNSARINSWVESMRASSPTHHKSTPLSDDLNSWMVQHPSALDMFEQIISASKGKQIVMFLDYDGTLSPIVEDPDQAFMSDAMRATVRKLARYFPTAIVSGRCRDKVYSFVRLAELYYAGSHGMDIKGPSKGSKYKKGAQTVLFQAASEFLPMIDEVYKALVDITKSTEGVRVENNKFCASVHFRCVDEKKWGELAQEVRSVLNEYPKLRLTQGRKVLEIRPIIKWDKGKALEFLLESLGYANCTDVFPVYIGDDRTDEDAFKVLSERDQGFGILVSKTPKDTHASYSLQEPSEVMMFLRRLVEWKK from the exons ATGACTCAGCAAAATGTGGTAGTATCTGATCCCAAATCCGGTATTAATCTGACAATACCGGTGAAGGTACCAGTATCGATGAGCGTCACGACGGCAACTCAGAAGCCGACACCGGGGCCAGGGAGTTGTATAACAGTTTCAAGAAAGACACTTCTTGAAATCAATGGACATAATAGTGCTAGAATCAACTCTTGGGTTGAATCAATGAGAGCTTCCTCTCCTACTCATCACAAATCTACTCCTCTTTCAGATGACTTGAATTCTTGGATG GTACAACATCCATCAGCACTAGATATGTTTGAGCAGATAATCAGTGCATCAAAGGGAAAGCAAATTGTGATGTTTTTAGATTATGATGGCACTCTTTCCCCTATTGTTGAGGACCCTGATCAAGCTTTCATGTCTGATGCT aTGAGAGCAACAGTGAGAAAACTTGCTAGATATTTCCCTACTGCAATAGTGAGTGGGAGGTGCAGAGACAAG GTATACAGCTTTGTACGATTGGCAGAGTTGTACTATGCTGGCAGCCATGGTATGGATATAAAAGGGCCATCAAAGGGTTCCAAATACAAGAAA GGAGCTCAAACTGTTCTTTTTCAAGCAGCAAGTGAGTTTCTCCCTATGATTGATGAAGTTTATAAAGCACTTGTAGATATAACAAAGTCTACAGAAGGAGTTAGAGTGGAGAATAACAAGTTTTGTGCTTCTGTACATTTTCGTTGTGTTGATGAAAAG AAATGGGGTGAACTAGCACAAGAAGTAAGATCGGTGCTTAACGAATACCCAAAGCTTCGGTTGACGCAAGGAAGAAAAGTTTTAGAAATTCGTCCAATTATTAAGTGGGACAAGGGGAAAGCTCTTGAATTCTTGCTTGAATCACTTG GATATGCTAATTGCACTGATGTCTTCCCTGTATATATCGGTGATGACCGAACCGATGAAGATGCTTTCAAG GTTCTAAGTGAAAGAGATCAAGGTTTTGGcattcttgtgtccaaaactCCAAAAGACACCCATGCATCTTACTCTTTGCAAGAACCATCTGAG